The following proteins are encoded in a genomic region of Pseudodesulfovibrio mercurii:
- a CDS encoding IMP cyclohydrolase, with translation MNLLPVKRAILSVTDKTGLAEFAKFLVDRGCELVSTGGTKKMLKEAGLPVTSVSDVTDFPEILGGRVKTLHPHIHGGILADKDDEAHMETLRDFGIEPFDLVCVNLYNFADAVAKGLDLKAAVEQIDIGGPTMLRATAKNFHSICVVPDPKYYETVEQEIEEHGGLTLQFRKEMATLTFRLTSEYDAMITKYLSENDA, from the coding sequence ATGAATCTGTTGCCTGTTAAGCGAGCCATACTGTCCGTTACCGACAAGACCGGCCTGGCCGAGTTCGCCAAATTCCTGGTGGACCGGGGCTGCGAACTGGTCTCCACCGGCGGTACCAAGAAGATGCTGAAGGAGGCCGGGCTGCCCGTCACCTCGGTGTCCGACGTCACCGATTTTCCCGAAATCCTCGGCGGCCGGGTCAAGACCCTGCACCCGCACATCCACGGCGGCATCCTGGCCGACAAGGACGACGAGGCGCACATGGAGACCCTGCGCGACTTCGGCATCGAGCCCTTCGACCTGGTCTGCGTCAATCTCTACAACTTCGCCGACGCCGTGGCCAAGGGGCTGGACCTCAAGGCCGCGGTCGAGCAGATCGACATCGGCGGACCGACCATGCTCCGCGCCACGGCCAAGAACTTCCACTCCATCTGCGTGGTCCCGGACCCGAAGTACTACGAGACGGTCGAGCAGGAGATCGAGGAGCACGGCGGCCTGACCCTGCAGTTCCGCAAGGAGATGGCCACCCTGACCTTCCGGCTGACCAGCGAGTATGACGCCATGATCACGAAATACCTCAGCGAGAACGACGCCTAG